The DNA window GTTTGACTACTCGGTTACTACCAGCTTGGCGACCTGGCTCGACACCCTGTCCGCCAGGCGGACGAAGTAGGTCCCGGCCTTGACGCCGGCAAGACTCCAAGTGACCTGCCCGGCGCCGGTCAGGTGGCTTCCCACCTCCGCGACCAGCCGGCCGTTCACGTCGAACGCGGCCAGCCGCGCGCTCCGCCCCGGGGGAACGGAGTAGGCGATGCCCGCGCTGCGGAACGCCGGGCTGCGCACTGCGAGCTTCGCGCCCGCAAACTGCGGTGCGGATTTGGGTTCGGCCACTGCCGCCTGGAAGGGCTCGCACAGGAAGTCGTCGATGTACCAGCCCTCGGCGGTGCCGCTGTAGCCGGAAAGGAAACGCAGCCGCGTCCTTATGGTCTGCCCCGACCTGTCGGGGAGGGGATTGACCCTCTCCTCCCAGGAGCCGCTCGCCCCGTTGTAGTAGTCCTGCAGGTCCCAGAACTTCGAGCCGTTGTTCACTTCCAGCGCGCAGTAGTCGCCGGTGGCGACTTCGGTCCACTGCCCGAACCGGAGCTGGGCCGCGCTACCGGAGGTGAAGTACGGCGTCAGCAGCCGGGCGTCGTTCTGGTTCGTGTACTTGAAGCTGCCGTCGACCCCGCAGTACCAGCTGTTCGCCGGCGACTGGCTCCGGTTCCCGGTCTGGTACCAGTTGTCGGCCACGCCCGAGTGGGTCCAGCCGTTCTCGCCCGACTCCATGTCATCCGCGAACCCGTACCCGGTGGTGATGTGGAGCGGGAAACTGACGCTGGTCGAGTACCCGCCCGCTGCCGTGACCGCGAGGTCCATGGTCGCCAGGTGCTTGTCCGGGCAGGCGGCATCCACGTGGATCGAGAACGGCGTCGTCGCGTAGCCGTCCTGGGCGATGGCGATGCTGCCGAAGTCCGCGTTCGCCGTGGTCACGGTGACGTAGGGGTCGCTGGTGGACAGCGTGCCGCTCACCGTCGCCGCGTCGGCCGTGCCGAGGTTGCGCAGACCCAGGGTCAGGTTGGCGTCGCCGCCCGGTGCCGGGAACGCGCTCTGGTACCCGCGGTACTCGAGCGCCGGCGCCTGGTAGACGCCGATGTGCGCGCCCTGGTATACCTCCTTCGTGGAGTTGTTCTGTACGAACACGATCAGGTCGCAGTTCCGCGCCACCCAGGCCGCGTCAACTGTGTAGTTGCGGCTCTTGGAGAGCGAATCGCCGGCCGGGATCGTCACCGCCTCGCCCGCCGCGTCGGGCAGCATGTTCCGCTCGACATGGTGCAGGCTGTCGAGGTCCTTCCAGACGCAGTAGATGTGGCTCTCGCAGAGCGCCACCTGCAGCTGGCCGCTCACCTCGCTCGCGGTCGTGTTCTTCAGCTTGATGCCGAGGTCACCGGTCCTGGTCGCCGAATCGTACGTGCAGGTGAGCACGATCTCCAGCGGGCTCTCCACGGTCTTGCGCTGGTCGAAGTACGAGCGGTAGTCCAGGTACTTGTTACCTGTGGTCATGCCGCCGACCAGCGAGTAGTTTCCGTCCAGCTTCACGGTCGGCGTGCCGGATACGCTGTAGTAGTTGTCGCGGTCAGTGGCATGCTGGTTGGCATAGGGGTCACCGGAGTGATAGCTGATGGTCAGCACCGAATCGAAAGCCGCAAACTGCAGCTCCCACAGCCCACGGGCTGTGCCTGGGCAGTAGGGTCACCACGTACCGGTGAACTCTTCGTTCACCATCACGCGCTGGGTTCCCAGCAACATTGCCGGTACCAGCAGCGCCAGCAGGAACAGACTCTTCACGCTACCTCCTGGTCAGGAATGCTCCGCAGAAAGAGCGGTCGCAGCGCCCGAGACACCTCGGGGCCGCTTGCGCCCGGCAGAGATTCTAGTCCCTTCAACTCCCCGGTCAACCCGCGTCCGCCCTCCTCCTTCCTTACTGCTTACTCGTCACTCCTCATTCATCACTCATTACTCAGCACTCCTCTCTCATCACTCATCACTCCGCCCTCCTCTCCTCACTCATCACTCATCGCTTAGCGCTCATCACTCCTCTCTCCCTCCGCCCGTTGACCGGCATCCAGAAATCACTACAATCTCTGGGTATGGACGTGAACACCGTTCAGGGCAATGACCCGGCGGCGCTCTTGCTCATCGGCGCGGTCGTCGCGCTGATTGTCGTAGTCGGCGGCACTGCACTGCTGCGGCGGCGACG is part of the candidate division WOR-3 bacterium genome and encodes:
- a CDS encoding Omp28-related outer membrane protein; this translates as MWELQFAAFDSVLTISYHSGDPYANQHATDRDNYYSVSGTPTVKLDGNYSLVGGMTTGNKYLDYRSYFDQRKTVESPLEIVLTCTYDSATRTGDLGIKLKNTTASEVSGQLQVALCESHIYCVWKDLDSLHHVERNMLPDAAGEAVTIPAGDSLSKSRNYTVDAAWVARNCDLIVFVQNNSTKEVYQGAHIGVYQAPALEYRGYQSAFPAPGGDANLTLGLRNLGTADAATVSGTLSTSDPYVTVTTANADFGSIAIAQDGYATTPFSIHVDAACPDKHLATMDLAVTAAGGYSTSVSFPLHITTGYGFADDMESGENGWTHSGVADNWYQTGNRSQSPANSWYCGVDGSFKYTNQNDARLLTPYFTSGSAAQLRFGQWTEVATGDYCALEVNNGSKFWDLQDYYNGASGSWEERVNPLPDRSGQTIRTRLRFLSGYSGTAEGWYIDDFLCEPFQAAVAEPKSAPQFAGAKLAVRSPAFRSAGIAYSVPPGRSARLAAFDVNGRLVAEVGSHLTGAGQVTWSLAGVKAGTYFVRLADRVSSQVAKLVVTE